CGAGCGGCTGCCGGTTCCAGATGCTCTTCGACCGGGAGGCCATCGACCGCGCCGGCGCGGTGAACGAGTTCGAGCTCCAGAAGAGCTCGTTCGCGACGAGTACGTACGCCGGCGCCAGGTTCTACCTTTGCCACACGGCCCTGTCGGCCTTGACGAATAACTTCCGGGACAACTACGGCGGCAATACCCCCGCGCTCGTGGCGTCGTTCTCGAGTTACAACTTGCCGGCGCAGAGCGGCTTCTATCCGGTCCCGATGGCGACGACGTTCGACTATAACAACGCCGACAACCTTATTCTGGAGATAACGTTCGAGAGCAGCTCCGGTGCCGGCGCGGGGCTGTATTGCGGCAGCATGTCGGCGTACCACCGCTGCTTCGGGAGAACCAGTTCGGCGGAAACGGGGACCGTCGACTACTGGGGCTACAACGCGCGCCTCTCGTTCTCGTACTATCCCGCCGTCGCGCCCGCCTCGCTGGGCCGCATCCGGGCGTTGTTCCGGTAGAACCGACATTCCTGTCGGTTGAAACGTGGCGCCGACATTCCTGTCGGCGTAGGGCCGGGAGAGCCGACGTTCCTGTCGGCGGGGAATATTCTACCGGGCCGGCCTAAAGACCGGCTCCTACCGAAACCGAAACCGGCCGCTTGAACGGCCGGTTAGTCACCCGCGAACGCCCTAACCGCCGGTTTAAACCGGCGGATAACAAGGCGGCCGCACCTGAAGGTACGGCCCTACGCAAAATACCCGGCCGCGAGGCCGGTTTTTATTACGCGTCGGTTTTCGGGGGGTTACGGCGAGAAGTCGAACTTGTAGGTGAGGGAGGTCTCGCCGGCGGCGGGGGCGAAGCGCGCGCGGCGGGCCGCGGCCGTGACGGTGCTCTCCACCGCGGAGTTGCCGATGGTGGAGGAGACGACGTTGGCGCCGGTGACGGTTCCGTCCGCGGCCACCTTTATCCTCACGATGACGTGGCCCTCAAGGCCGGGGGTCCGGGAGAGCTCGCGGCTGTACGTGGAGCGCACGCCGCCCATGGCGCCGCTCAGGCCGGCGGTAACGGCGCCGCCCGAGCGGGCCGGGTCCTCGGCGCCGCCGCCCTCCGCCCGCAGCAGGCCGGCGAGCTTGGCCTTGCCCCGCGTCGTCGGCATCCTCTTCTCGTCCGGGACCTCTTCCGCCAGCTTGTCGCGCTCTTCGCGGGCCTTCTCGAGCTCTTCCGCTATCTCGTCGGCTTTGGCCCTGTCGCCCGCGGCCAGCGCCACCTCATACTGGCTGGTGAGCTCGTCGATCTTGCGCTCGAGGTCCGAGATGCGCGCCAGCTTGGCGGCTATCTCGCGCCCCGGCTTGTAGATGAAGAAATAGTACGAGGGCGCGCCTATAAGTATCGCCAGCACGACCACCGCGGCGGCCACGACGAACGGCATCCGCCGGCGCCGCTTCATAGCCTTACCCATCGTCGCGAGCTCGCGTTCCTCGTCGGCCAGGCGGGTGCGCTCGGCGTCCAGGCGTTCGCGCTCGGAGGCCAGCCGCGAGACTTCGCCGTCGCGTTCATCTTTGGCGCGGGCGACTTCTTCCTCGTATTGGGTAATGAGCCGCTGTCGTTCGGCGTCGCGCTCGGCGGCGATGCGCTTAACATCCTCGTCGCGCTCGGCCTCCAGGCGCTTACGCGCGTCCTCCCGTTCGGCCTCCAGCCGCGCGAGCTCTTCTTCGCGCTCGGTGATGGTCTTCTCGAGCTGGCCGCGGAGTTCTTCTCCCTGTTCCTCGAGCGCGGCCCGTTCCTCGACGAGGGCTTCGCGTTCGACGGCGATGCGCTTCTCCTCTTCGGCCCGGCCTACGGGCGTGAGCACTATGGGAGACTTGCCGTCCCGGATGTTGCCGAGCCAGGTGGCGAAGGCGCCGCGCTCTCTCTTCTCGCGCGCCTCGTCGAAGAGCGCTTTGAGGTGGACCAGGTTCTCGGCCTTGACCCAGGCCTTCTTGTCCGCCATCCGGATGTAGTCCGTCGGGCGAAACTTGCCGCCGTCGACCCAGGCCTTGATCTCGCCTACGGTGAGGGGGCCGTGCTCAACGCCGTCGACGCGAATATAAAGTTCGATTTCGCTTTTTTCGTTCATAGGGGGTTAGGCCGGCGCCGTTAGTAATAACGCGGCAAGCTAACATACGGCCGGGGCTAAATCAAGGCCAAACCGGCGCCCGCTACGGGTAAAGGAAGAAGCCGAGCAATGCGTCGAAAGCGAGATAGTTGTCGGCCTCTACCGGGGCGTCTTTGTACGCGACGTTGTCGCCGCCGAAGGTCGCCATAAACCGGCCCCGCAAATCTAAGCCGAAATTTTCGGCGAGATAGTATTCCATCCCGCCCTCGGCGAAGGGGCCCAGCCGCGTGGCCTTGTGCTCTTCGGGCCCGGCCGCGGCCGGCACGGTGGCCTTGGAGACGGCGACCGCGGCGCCGCCGCCGACGTACGGCATACAGGGTAGGTAATCGAAACGGTAGTTCGCGCCGGCCAGGATGGGAATGACGTCGTAGCTCGCGACGTCGGCGCCCTCCGATTCTTTGGGGTTATGTTTGATGCGGTAACCGACGCCGGCCGTCAGGCTGAGGTTGGGCGTAAGGCATATAATGGCGCGGCCGTCCGCGACCGCGGAGGCCCCCACGATTTCGCCGTAGTCGCCTACCGGCATGCCGAATCCGCCGCCCACGCCCAACCCCCACACCAGCGCCGACGCCGGCGCCGCGGCCCAGAGTATTATTAAAACGAAACGCATATATCACCCTACCTTATCACAGGAGTGGCACGTCGTTTTGACGTCAATTAATATCACACCGGCACGCCAAAAGCAAGGACGCCGCGGTTTCCGTTAATAACTTGACTTTAAGGCGCGGGGCGAATATAATTTAGAGATAGTAACGGGCCGAAGTGGCGGAATTGGTAGACGCGCTAGATTCAGGGTCTAGTGAAGTTTAACTTCGTGCGGGTTCGAGTCCCGCCTTCGGCAAACGATGACGTCGAAGATTACGCTAAACGGGATGCGGCAAGCGGCCTCGGTACTCGCGGCCGCGGCTTTTATGTGTTTCCCCGCGGCGGCCCAGCAAGGCGGGGACCTGGGCGAGCTGCTTTACCAGGGCCAAACGGCGCTCGGCGAGCGGGAGTGGCGCGACGCCATCGGCGCGTTCGAGCGCGCCCTCGCCCTCGACGCCGCCAACGCCGACGCGCTCCGCGGCCTGGCCGAAGCCTACGAGGGCGCCGGCGATGAGCGCGCCGCCCTCGACTATTACGGCCGCCTTCAGGCCGTGTCGGGGAAGTCGGCGGAGCTCTCCTACAAGATCGCCTTCCTGGCCGAGAAGCTCGGCGAGCGGGCGCGCGCCGTCACCGCGTACGAGGACGTGGTGCGGGCCGACCCCAACAACCTGAAAAGCTGGCGCGCGCTGGCGGACCTCTACGGCGCCGGCAGCGACTATAAGAACCAGGCCAAGGCGCTCGAGGAGCTGGTCGCGCGGGCGGGCGACACGGCGGACCGGCTGGAGCTCGCGGCCCTCTACGAGGGTAAACTCGCCCGCGCCGGCGATGCCGCCGCCGAGTATGAGAGGGTACTGCGGGCCGAACCGCGCAACGTCCAGGCCCACGGGCGGCTGGCGGCTATCTACTTCGGCCGGGGCGATTACGCCCGCGCCGCGGAGCACTACGAGGAGATGAGCCGGCTCGAGCCGGACGACGCGGACGCGTACTGGCACCTGGCCCGAGCTCGCCTCGCCCTCGACGACGAGTTCGGCGCTGCTAAGGCGCTCGAGCGGGTCGTAAGTCTCCGCCCCCGCGACAGCGCCGCGTTGTTGCTTTTGGGCACCCTTTATAACCGCGACGGGGATTACCCGCGGGCGGAGCGTACTCTCAAGGACGCGCTGGACGCCGGCGCCGGCGACGCCGAGGCGTACTGCCAGTTGGGCGTAGCGCAATTCGGCCTTCGCGATTACGCCCCGGCGCGTTCGTCGTTCGAAAAGGCGTTGTCACGCGACGAGAACCACCAACTCGCGCTCGAGCGCTTCGGCGAACTCCTCTACCGCGAGGGGGAGTATGAACGCGCCTTCCAGTACGCGGACCGATTGGTGGGGTTGTCGCGCGACAATGTCCGCGGCCATCTGTACCGGGGCCTCGCCGCGGTGGCTACCGGCCGGTTCGAAGCCGCCGAGAACAGCCTGGAGAAGGTAATCAAAGTCGAACCCTCCAACGTCGAGGCTCGCGTCGGCCTGGGACAGGCGTACGTGGGCCGCGGGAAGTACCGCGACGCCAAGCGGGTGCTGGGGGCCGCGGGTTCGCCGCGCGAGATGGCGGACCGCGTGTACTACTATCTGGCGCGCGCCGACGAGGGGTTGAAAGATTTCGAAGCCGCGGCGACGTATTACCGCAAGGCCGAAGGCGAGAACCCGCGGTACTACGACGCGTTCTACGACCACGGCCGGATGGAGCTCGGGCGTGAAAATTACGACGAGGCCGAGCGGGCGCTCGAGCGCGCTACCGAAATCGAACCCCGAAAAATCGACGCTTTCCTCTCGCTGGGTGAGTTGTACGAGAAGACGAAAAAGTGGCCCGACGCGGTGCGCGCGTACGCGCGCGCCAAAGACGCCGACGACGGCCGCATCGAGCCTTACCTCGGCCTGGGCCGTTCGTATATCGCGATGGAGGATTGGAAGCCGGCGGAACGCGAGCTCAGGCGGGCGGTCGAGATAAACGCCGAATCGTTCGAGGGTCATTATCAGCTCGGCCGCCTGTACAAGGCGCAGGACCGGCTCGACGACGCCGTCGCCGAATACGAGGAGGCGGTGTGGCTCAACGGCAAACACGTGCGCGCCCGCACCGACCTCGGCTACGTTTATTTGCGCAAAGACCGGTACAACGACGCCGCCGCGGTGTTGAAGAAGGCTTGCGAGCTGGACAAGAAGGACCTCGACGCCCACTACCTGTTGGCCATCGCGTACGAGAACATGGAGGCGTACCCGGAGGCGATTAAATATTACGAGAAAGCCCGAGCGCTGGCGCCCGAAAACTACGACATCCAGACGGCGCTCGCGACGTGCTACCGCCACAACGGCGATTTCGATAAAGCCCTCGAGCTCTTCGACGCGATAAGGCGCGAAAACCCCGACGGACCGTTCGCGTACGAGATGTTAGGCGACATATACCGCATTAAAGGGTCCGAGGCCAAGAAGTGGCGCCGCTTCGACCGCGAGCTCGAGTACTACGAGAACGCCTCGGACTACTACCGTCGATTTTTAAGCCTCGCGCCCGAGGCCCAGAACCGCGTCTTCATCCTCAAGTTCCTGGACGGCTACGAGCACTACCGTCTCCTCCAGGCGCAGGAGCGCGAGGGCGTCGAGTTCTACGAGGAGTGGTAGAGAAGAGGACGGTGACGCAAAGGCGCCCGGAGGGCGCTTTTTTTAACTAATAAGGTTGATGATTTATTGACGGTGGATTAAAATAAGCGCAGTGGGGTCTATATGGAATAAGTTTTGTCGAGGGCCGCTCGAGTTTTTTAAGGAGAAAGGAGAAGGGGAAATGGTCACCTTCACGAAAAGCACTCCCCAGGTCCCGGTTATTTTGGCTTCTTTAATTCTTTGGGGTTCTTCGGCCTGGGGTGTGCCGGCCGACGAGCCGGCGCGGGAGGGCGAAGGCGCAGCGGCGCTCGAGGACCCCTGGGCAAGCGTAACGATAAGCGGCGCCTACGACTACGCCAAGTGCCCCCTATGTGGGAAGAAGAACGAGGTCCGGGCGGAAAGCTGTTCGGGGTGTGGTTACGGGCTACCGCAACCTTCGGCCGAGGTGACCGATCCCTACTTGGTCTTCGTACCCGGGAGGGGGTATTATAATGAAGGAGAGATAATAGAACCGGGTCGTACGAGGACGTGGGTGTGGGTTACCGGATTAGTAATCGCGGAAACAGGCGTGATCGCGGTTTACGTCGGGTCGGAGGTATTGATGTGGGAAGGGGCCAGCGGCCGAGACGAAGAGACGGCAGTGGTTGTTTTGATAACAGGTGGTGCCCTGTTGATCGGCGGGTTGGTTATGGCAGTCGTAGGTTTTACGCACAGGACTAAGCCGGTTTACGCCTTCCGTACCGGCGAGTTGTACGAGCCGTACGACGGCGTGGCGCGTGAGCGCGGGCCGGTAGAGTCCGGTAACCTGGAGTTCAAAATTGAATTGCCGGTACTGGGTTTTTAACGGCGCCGGCAACAATCGGGAAGTTCACGGGACCCGTAAAGAAAGCGCCCGGGAGGGCGCTCTTTTTTTCGTTGGGCGGGCCGCTTTTTGCCCGGCGTCCAACCGGTAAGGCGGGGCCGGAGGGCGTGAGCGGGTTTAAAATAAATTTGACAAATAGCCCGGCGCGTGTTACCGTCGCCGAGGAAGGTACGCGGGAAAGAACGAGTGAGGTCGAAAGCGACCCTCCCGGCGTAAGAGCGCTGGCAGGTGGCGTTCGGCGAAGGGAGGTGATGCGACCGTACGTCTTCGAGGCCGAGTTTACAATGGGACGTGGATTTCAAACGCATCGAGAGGAGGCACCGTGAGAGGGCTATTTATCGCGATAACGGTTTCGGCCTTGACGGTCGTGGCCGTGGTCCCGGCGCGTGCGATGGATTACGACAACGAGTTCGACGTAAGCCTTTTAGGTTTGGCCACCGGCTTTTTTAACTTCAACATCGAGCACACCGAGAACGGCTCCGTCTCCGGCTTCGGCGGCTTCGGCTATTCGCAACGCGGGTATTTATTCGTCGACGAGCCGGAAGCGGTGACGTGGCGTTACGTTAACCTCAAGGGCGGCGCGAAGTATTACCCGATGGGCGGCTTCCGCGATTTTTTCCTTTCGGGCGAGGTTAACGTCGGTTTTAACATGATCGAGGACAAGTCCACGGGAGAGAGTAATACCGACGTCGTGATCGTCCCGGTCTTTCTGGTAGGCTGGCGTTGGGTGTTCGCGGGGAGGGGGACCTTGACGCCCGGCGTCGGCGTCGCCTTCGGCACCGAGGAAATCCACGCCGGCGGCCACGTCATAGATACTTTTGGCGTTTGGCCCGCGGTCGATTTGACCCTCGGCTTCTTATTCTGACGGTTTTATGTATTTATATTTACGAAAAGCGCCCTCGCGGGCGCTTTCTTCCATGCTATGACGTACTTATTATTGCGGGCTACTATTTTTCGCGGCGTAGTAGGCGTCTATCTGGGCTTGGTCGACTAGAACGGCGAAGAATTCGTCGTCGTCGGCTTCCGGTAGATTCAAACTCACGCCCTCTTCTCTTAGCTTGGCGTCGATCTCTTTCGGGGTGAGGGTATACATGGCGCCGTCCACGAGGTCGACGATAACGCCGATAAGGCCGCCGAGAAATATGTCGGCTATCAACGTGCCTACGAGCAGGTCGTTGTCTATCATTACCGTCTGCGATTTATAACCCGGTTTCTCGAACGTTACCTTATGGGATTCGCCCCGCTTTAGTTTTACTATCGTCGGCGTCTGGTATTCGACGCCGTCGACGATGACAGTGCAATCGGGGGTAGCCCTAAAAGATACGTCTCGCCTCGTCCCGTGGAAGATAGTACCGCAACTCACCGTTAACAACGCGCATACCATCCCGATTGATAGTAGTTTCCTCATGTCCCGAACCTCCGCGGTTAATAGTACGTATCCGATGCAACACCCTTTATCTAATAACCGGTTTTAACCTACCATACCAAACACACAACCGCAAGTATTTTATTAAGTAAATAACGCACATTGTTGAGTAAATATAT
This sequence is a window from bacterium. Protein-coding genes within it:
- a CDS encoding zinc ribbon domain-containing protein; its protein translation is MVTFTKSTPQVPVILASLILWGSSAWGVPADEPAREGEGAAALEDPWASVTISGAYDYAKCPLCGKKNEVRAESCSGCGYGLPQPSAEVTDPYLVFVPGRGYYNEGEIIEPGRTRTWVWVTGLVIAETGVIAVYVGSEVLMWEGASGRDEETAVVVLITGGALLIGGLVMAVVGFTHRTKPVYAFRTGELYEPYDGVARERGPVESGNLEFKIELPVLGF
- a CDS encoding tetratricopeptide repeat protein yields the protein MTSKITLNGMRQAASVLAAAAFMCFPAAAQQGGDLGELLYQGQTALGEREWRDAIGAFERALALDAANADALRGLAEAYEGAGDERAALDYYGRLQAVSGKSAELSYKIAFLAEKLGERARAVTAYEDVVRADPNNLKSWRALADLYGAGSDYKNQAKALEELVARAGDTADRLELAALYEGKLARAGDAAAEYERVLRAEPRNVQAHGRLAAIYFGRGDYARAAEHYEEMSRLEPDDADAYWHLARARLALDDEFGAAKALERVVSLRPRDSAALLLLGTLYNRDGDYPRAERTLKDALDAGAGDAEAYCQLGVAQFGLRDYAPARSSFEKALSRDENHQLALERFGELLYREGEYERAFQYADRLVGLSRDNVRGHLYRGLAAVATGRFEAAENSLEKVIKVEPSNVEARVGLGQAYVGRGKYRDAKRVLGAAGSPREMADRVYYYLARADEGLKDFEAAATYYRKAEGENPRYYDAFYDHGRMELGRENYDEAERALERATEIEPRKIDAFLSLGELYEKTKKWPDAVRAYARAKDADDGRIEPYLGLGRSYIAMEDWKPAERELRRAVEINAESFEGHYQLGRLYKAQDRLDDAVAEYEEAVWLNGKHVRARTDLGYVYLRKDRYNDAAAVLKKACELDKKDLDAHYLLAIAYENMEAYPEAIKYYEKARALAPENYDIQTALATCYRHNGDFDKALELFDAIRRENPDGPFAYEMLGDIYRIKGSEAKKWRRFDRELEYYENASDYYRRFLSLAPEAQNRVFILKFLDGYEHYRLLQAQEREGVEFYEEW
- a CDS encoding TonB family protein, whose amino-acid sequence is MNEKSEIELYIRVDGVEHGPLTVGEIKAWVDGGKFRPTDYIRMADKKAWVKAENLVHLKALFDEAREKRERGAFATWLGNIRDGKSPIVLTPVGRAEEEKRIAVEREALVEERAALEEQGEELRGQLEKTITEREEELARLEAEREDARKRLEAERDEDVKRIAAERDAERQRLITQYEEEVARAKDERDGEVSRLASERERLDAERTRLADEERELATMGKAMKRRRRMPFVVAAAVVVLAILIGAPSYYFFIYKPGREIAAKLARISDLERKIDELTSQYEVALAAGDRAKADEIAEELEKAREERDKLAEEVPDEKRMPTTRGKAKLAGLLRAEGGGAEDPARSGGAVTAGLSGAMGGVRSTYSRELSRTPGLEGHVIVRIKVAADGTVTGANVVSSTIGNSAVESTVTAAARRARFAPAAGETSLTYKFDFSP
- a CDS encoding outer membrane beta-barrel protein, which produces MRFVLIILWAAAPASALVWGLGVGGGFGMPVGDYGEIVGASAVADGRAIICLTPNLSLTAGVGYRIKHNPKESEGADVASYDVIPILAGANYRFDYLPCMPYVGGGAAVAVSKATVPAAAGPEEHKATRLGPFAEGGMEYYLAENFGLDLRGRFMATFGGDNVAYKDAPVEADNYLAFDALLGFFLYP